In Rhodothermus marinus DSM 4252, a single genomic region encodes these proteins:
- a CDS encoding cupin domain-containing protein: MAEVQTLPATLRRFQATDEGFRWETVSLKHYKPEGTHFRDITRQVLFGPESGLPAELRYFEVAPGGYSTFERHEHVHAVLILRGRGRAIVGEQLFEVQPFDLIHVPAWTWHQFQAAEDEALGFLCMVAVDRDRPIRPTSEEAEQLRRHPVIGPHVRL; encoded by the coding sequence ATGGCTGAAGTTCAGACGCTTCCTGCCACGCTGCGGCGCTTTCAGGCGACCGACGAAGGGTTTCGCTGGGAGACGGTTTCGCTGAAGCACTACAAGCCGGAAGGCACGCACTTCCGGGACATTACGCGCCAGGTGCTGTTCGGACCGGAAAGTGGCCTGCCGGCCGAGCTACGCTACTTCGAAGTGGCGCCGGGCGGCTACTCCACCTTCGAGCGGCACGAACACGTGCACGCCGTGCTGATCCTGCGCGGACGGGGTCGCGCCATCGTAGGCGAGCAGCTCTTCGAAGTGCAGCCGTTCGATCTGATTCACGTGCCGGCCTGGACTTGGCATCAGTTTCAGGCCGCCGAAGACGAAGCGCTGGGCTTTTTGTGCATGGTGGCGGTGGACCGTGACCGCCCGATCCGTCCCACGTCCGAAGAAGCCGAGCAACTCCGCCGCCACCCGGTCATCGGCCCCCACGTGCGGCTGTGA
- a CDS encoding SPOR domain-containing protein, with protein sequence MNRPVLFGLVFLLAGCAATRGAQEQQGPAPEEAPIDWSAYEDFDPTRYPDPPPPPLTVQHDVPEALMEGKAGASAARTVEGYRVQIFLTENKATADSIYTAAVAWWRRMAAQGLLEGIPGAQDDPPPVYIVYRAPYYRIRLGNFRTREEAERLRELAARRFEGAFVTSDRVTLGQ encoded by the coding sequence GTGAACCGTCCTGTCCTTTTCGGTCTGGTGTTCCTGCTGGCGGGATGTGCCGCCACGCGCGGCGCGCAGGAACAACAGGGACCGGCACCCGAAGAAGCGCCGATCGACTGGTCGGCCTACGAAGACTTCGATCCGACCCGCTATCCGGATCCCCCGCCGCCCCCGCTCACGGTGCAGCACGACGTGCCGGAGGCGTTGATGGAAGGAAAGGCCGGGGCCTCGGCCGCGCGTACCGTGGAGGGCTACCGCGTGCAGATCTTCCTTACCGAAAACAAGGCCACGGCCGACAGCATCTACACGGCGGCGGTCGCCTGGTGGCGACGGATGGCCGCGCAGGGATTGCTGGAAGGCATTCCCGGTGCCCAGGACGATCCGCCGCCGGTCTATATCGTCTACCGCGCGCCGTATTACCGCATTCGTCTGGGAAACTTCCGGACGCGCGAAGAGGCCGAGCGCCTGCGGGAGCTGGCCGCCCGCCGCTTCGAGGGCGCGTTCGTCACCTCGGATCGGGTGACCTTGGGGCAGTAG